TCTGTCTCTGcttttctctcagcctccctttttctgtatgcttttgaaataGTCATTTTGGCAATACGTTCATTTTGACCCAgccatgagattttttttttcatcaggTTAAGTCTGTTCGGTTTCCAGGATTTCTGATAGCTGTTTTTGAAAAGACTACATATTTGTCCGGTCACAATTATCTGCAGATATAAAACCACACCATCTGCGGaaacttttcatttaaaattctATATCATCCTCTTTTATTCCTTTGATCTTTGGGCTTTGTCTAATCTTTGCAGCCAAAGTCTCTTTCGCTAGGATAAATACTAGAGGTGACGGGATGGCTCTGGCATATTCCTTTTTTggaaaaattacttctgttaGTTTTCCAGTTGTTAAAATCTTTGCCTCTTGGTTTCAGTATATACTTTCCATCTAGAGCACAGCCCATAATCTAAAGTCCGTTTCGTAGCCCATGCTAGATTACCAAACactttctctgcatccaaaaataaaatgctgcccccccccctgatttgCAAATTCTATGCGTCTGTAAACcgctcggggagcggtataaataaaacagtgagGCTAAGGgtggtgggctgagtccaggataggaaacaggggccaacgattggccccttggctctggactgacaagaattccagccagtcgggtgaggaccaatcagggccctcaccaggacagaccaaagttcCATCCTCCCGACCTACCTACCCAGCCCAGCcatgggcaatctggagacattgctgccagtctgctcctgaccaccacagggagaggaggtcagtagggctgccaagggggatgagaacagaggctcggacaggctgcgccagcccttttcgccccaaggctgtcctaactgtcatgtccaactgcaaattgcctcagaaccctgacagagctggcaggaggctgcagagtgccctccctccccctccctcccttcaggcatgctgcgaaggagcctctgacaggccctgacggGGGGGATGGAGGCCTTTCCAAGACCAaagcaggggagcctcagggcatgggggtgggcattcctttggggggaggaagaatttctccttctgccaaacagctgacagggaggctacagaaaagctacagaaaagccccttctcacttaaaatactgctctgaccaggggttagacacagccaagccgtgtttttcttctttgcaacttgaggccactgcacagcgttattctgcagatgaaactggatgatgTTGtgaaggttcttttgtctcctgtttcatctgcacaacaaccctgtgcagtaggcctcaagtctttcaattcaacgacaacctgtgtgggaggccttaaatgtttcttctctaccacaaccctgtccaaagtagccctttctgcccgaggggctgatctttatactatgaagatgagctataattccagggactctctaggccccacctggaggttggctcccTGTGGATTGTAAATATTTatcgagttttggaggtgggacttcaaaatcgtacaatgccttagagtccagtcTTCGAGGACGCTGTGGGtgcgcttctgggcctgggggcccccaaaagcacacctagcgcccgtcgtatttacaagtacaacaggcttggtccctagtctcTTATAAATTGTATAGTAGCCTTCACATAGCTCCTTgattctctgtgtttgtgtgtgtgcagatgCCGCTCCTATGAAGACTGCTGTGGTTCAAGGTGCTGTGTAAGGACCCTGTCCATTCAGAGGCTATGGTACTTTTGGTAAGTTGGTATTCTGCTTTTCTTGAAAGCTGCACTCGTTTTGTCTCTCGGCTGTACAAACAGGTTTCCGGAAGTTATTTGTTCACAAAATTGTGTTCAGGCCCTCCTGCCCATTTCCAACCCCCCTTACTCACTGACTATTCGTTGAAGGCCTAAAAAATAATAGAGGGAGAGAGCCAGCTGGTGAGTTTTTAATATCCCTGCCTGGTTGCTTGGAGACGATGCTTACTTGCCTCGGGCAAGCCTCCGGGGGAGCGATTCACAGGCCTGGCATGCGTCAGAATGGGAAGATGCAGCGCAGTTCTAAAATGCGAGGCAGACAATGGTTttgggatacacacacacacaagatagtTTTCTTCGTTTACTTTATCGCCAGCCTGTCTTGCTGAGATGCAAGGTGGATCATGCCATATCATTGGACGCCGTAGGGTATCCGGTAAACAACTCAATAGGACTGGGATTACGGAAGataggggggaaatgcaaaaggAAAGAAGGTATCAGACATGATGTACATCATaaagaatgttttatttttatttctggcaGAGAGGTTAATCTCCCTAACAAAAAACTTCACTAAGGGGTCTCAGATCCTGCAACACACAATCTTTTAGATCTTGGAACTTTGGGTGAACATCTCAACTACTTAGGCATTGTTCctcttgagcagtggtccccaacccccagtccggggaccagtagcggtccttagatcagttggtaccgggccgcggctcctcctcgtcctcctccctggctgctgcctcgggggctgccttgccactctgtcgccggctcacctttggtgctctccagtgactgacttggctggggctccccctcggtgtggcactgcacagctgctgctggcagcaattcccagcaggcggcgggaaatcaggggtaccagcgggaaagcaagtggagcaggggctcaggtggtggcgctgatgtccctcagcaaaagactgccccccccccaggcctcagtaaaattgtcaagcgttgaccggtccccggtgataaaaaggttggggaccactgctcttgagAACCAACAcagtgtagtgattaaagagcagcggcttctgatctggagaactgggttggactccccactcctcctctatatgcagccagctggggccagtcttgggccagtcacagttctctcagggctctcttacctcacagggaagggtactttgagtagtaaaaagcagggtacaaaaaaactagTTCCGCTTCTCCTCTTCACACTGGTTCGGCGAGACATTTGCGCAATCTTGGTGGTAGACATTGGTGCAACAATGGACTTGAACTGCCTTGTTCTCCCTTTGTCTCTTTGCTCAGGTTCCTTCTGATGATGGGAGTTCTGTTTTGTTGTGGGGCTGGTTTCTTTATCCGAAGGCGGATGTATCCTCCACCACTGGTGGACGAAGCGACTTACAACGTGTCATACACTCGGCCTCCTAACCCCAGTGCTGCAGGTGAGGCGCTACATCTGTCCTCTCAACGCCTCCTCCCTTGGCGACTGTCTAAGGGAGACGGTCTAACTGTACTtaggagaggaacgggaaggcgactgtaagccgctttgagcctccttcgggtaggaaaaagcggcatataagaaccaactcttcttcttcttcttcttcttcttcttcttcttcttcttcttcttcttcttcttcttcttcactgctaGGGCCCAAAATTCAGAAAATTCGCAACGGggaacttcattcattcattcatccatccattcatccatccatccatccatccatccatccatccatccatccattcattcattcattcattcattcatttttagatttttacccaGCCACTCTCGACGAAAGTTCTCTCATGGTGACTTACAATACAGATCAAAGAAACACACTATAACccataaaacaccattaaaacattaaaacattaacagtatCAACCGAAATAAGACAATGTCAAAGATGGTGGTATAACTCCCTAATACTCCTAACCCCAACTCCTCTGTTCCAGCCTAGAGGCCAACACAGTGGTGCTGTAATGTTGTCAATCCGTCAGGTTAGCACTCTGGAGTTGCAGCGCTCAGCTTGGCAATGACTTTGCTGCTGAGAAAGTGAGAATCTGGTGCGTAGAGCTAAAAGAAAGAGTCCTCAGGGCAGCTAAGAGTTCAGCAGAGCTGTAGGCGAAACAATCCCTTGACTCCACACTGTAGTCATTATGCCTTCCCATCCGTTCTTCCCCAGCACCCACCGTTTACTGCGATGGGAAAGGTGAAAGAGAACTCTACATTCAAATTCCGTCTATTGTCTTTGTCTCTGTCCCCAGCAGGCATGCCCTACTATGGCGAACCAGAAGGAGTGGTGATGAACCCCATGGCCATGGCCTATCACGTCCAGCCAAAGTCTCCACAAATGAACCCCATTTACCCGCCTCCCCCGTCATACTGCAACACGCCGCCCCCGCCGTACGAGCAGGCCGTGAAATCTTCCACATAACCTTTCTCTGCTGCAGCAGGAGCTGGCTTCATGCGAACAGGGCGGGATGGGGAGCAGTGCAAGATTCCGGAATGCTCCAGCACCTCGTTGTCCTGCCCCTAGCTTGGCATTCTTTGGACGGGACCTGCAGCTCCGTGGCAAAGCGCACTTCTCTTCCGACGCCTTCAGAACCAGAGCCGAGTCTTTGAgaatccttccccccctccctttcggAAGCCTATATTTAAATACCTTTTAtgctttcctttttatttattctcTTTGTGGATCCGGAGGCGTGTTTCAAGGCGTCGTCATGGCACGGGACAGTCAAAGGCACAAAACGATGTACAAGCCAGACGTGGTGTTTTGAAAGAGACGGCAAGGTGGAGAGGGAGCAGCCGAGGGATGGACGGGTCAAACCGACTGAAACTGGTCAGGCATCGAACTGTGTTTGGATGGTGCAAACCCTGAGGAATTCTGGGGGAAATCACAGGTTGATCAAGGCCTCCGTGTTTTACTTGCAGGAACCTTGGGAGGAACAGAGCTCTGCCTTATCCGCTCCAGCCCGCATTTCTTTTTTGGGTCAAGGTTGCCAGGAATAAGTATGTATCGAAGAACTGGGAAGGATGGGCAGGTTGTTGCAGACATGCATGGAAAAAGAAACGTGTCCGGCTCAAAAGTGATGCTGCCATTCAGAGCCGCCAAACCTTAGTCACCCAGGAGGGGGATAAGAAACCCCTGACCTATAGTGAAcattaaagaaattaaaatgcaGTAAGATGTAGGTTGTGCTGTTGATGTGCGGCCCCTTGGCACATGGCTTGGGTGTATGcttaagtccccccctccccatgtataCTTAAAGAATATAAACTAGAGGCTGCGACCAGAAATGTGTGTCCCGGTTGGCTAAAGGATTGTCTTGCTGTAATGTGTGAACCCTGAAGTTCTTCGGTTTGGATGTTTTTGTATCTCTTTTGCACGTTCTTTTCAGGCTTTCAGTCTGGCGCTGCTTTCAAAGCCCCCTCAAGGCCATTTCTGCCCTTCTTTGTGATTTGCTCAACTGGAAGTCCTTTGCATTGGGAAGTGATTGACTGTCCCGGGGGCGCAAATCTCGGGCCGAGGAATACGTTCTGAGGAAATAACTTGTGTAGAAAACATCAGGAACAAGTCCCTGGTGATAAATTCAGGGTGTCCCCCTCCTGATCGATTTGCTCCTCAAAACTGGGTATGAGAAGATCGGCCACCGCTGTGATGATCTGGGCACAGCATCCTGGATTTGTCTTCCATTATTACGGCCTTCCGTCTTTGCCATTATCAAGTTCTACCAGCTGTTGCTTCTCGACCTGTCCAGATTGCTGGTTGGGGTGTTGCCAGGCTGCCACCTGAAGATTCCTCCTCTCCATCTTTATATCAGCTGCCCAGCATCTCCtagcctttctctctccccctctgggCATTTTTGCCCATTCTGCACTACTGCCTGCCAGGACAGCAGGTATGCCCTATGACAGGCAAAAGAGGGGAACAGGAGAAGACAGAACatctgaagggaaaaaaacaggGAGAGGAGCTACTTCCAGTTTTGTCTCCCCTTCCAGCTCTCGACTGAAGGATAAAGGAGGCATTCCTGTTTTGTAATTTGTTAAATGGGGCATTTGAAAGAGCAGTTTCCCCGGGATGTGAGATCTTAGTGCGGTTACTGAGTATGTTTAGAGTCCTACTGAGAATCCATACAAAAGTTGGAATGGACATACGTCAATCCCAGTAATActcaaaacacaaacaaataTTGTCTCCTAAAATGTAAGACAGGATCGGCAGCCACAGTGTTTGTGCCGTGCTGCTTAGCTCAGGAGCATCGGTCTTTGGCTGAGCAGGGGAGATGCAGACCATAGGACAGCACCTGCATGTCCACAGAAATCCGTTCTCGTCGTTCCACTCCATTGCACTGGAGAAAAGCACCCAATTTGCAAGTAGGAGCcacgtggtggtggtggaggggaatcTCATTAAGTGGAATGCTGGTAAGGAAGCCAGGCTCACCTTTTTGGCTGACAGCAACCCAGTTAGCAGCAAAGCAGAAGAAAGCGGACTGAGCTGAACCGATACCTCTCCCTTGCATTGGAGCTGGTCTCTCGCCATATAGCCAGCCAGGCACACAGCTGCCGGATGCAACCTCTAGTGCGTTAACAATCCCCCGCTAGCCATGGCTTCAAGACCACGTACCTAGGTAGGGAGGAGTGCCGAGgaaggcagagcagagcagagcagagcagaagggCGCAGGCCTCAACTTCCAAAAGCCATCAGTTCAAATCTCATGTGGGGGATTTGGAAGGAAATGGATGCAGAAGGAAGGCCGGGCTTAGTGGAGAGTTTGCACCCGCAAGTACAAGCCCTTGCGGTGAGCTGCCAATACTCATTGGCTGTCCCACAAGCCAATCATTTGGCTTGGCAATCTCCCATCCCTCTGCtatattgggcggggggggggctgctcctaCTCCTCCCAGCATCCCTGGTCCTTTGTCCCTTTCCCACCCTGGGGGAGGGCTTAGTTAGTATCCTCACCCATTCAGAGGTTTGCTCTGCTCATCGCCTACTGGCATTGCCAGTGCAGTGATGCTCATAGCTCATATACAAAAGACCTGCCGGCACCGATCCTCCTTCCATTTTGTAAACGCTTGTAGTAACTGGTAAAGCGGATTCCTTCCTGATGATAACATTCCAGCAGGACACCTGAATAGACATCCCGGTTGTATATCTTTGGTGTATCTCATGGAATGAGATTCTGGATCTACGACTGTTCCAGTGGAGCTGATGTTTTTAGCTTTTTGTAATCTTTGTATCCTAGTTGGGCCATTTAACTATGTAACTGAAGAGCACAGTTTCAGTCTTCGACTCACTGTAATTAAATTTTGCAAGTGTTTTAGAGACATTCTGGCGGCCTCTGTTAATTTACCCGGAGTCACTCGAGCTGTGGGTCTTGCGGCAGAATAGTTCCTGGATTGGAATCACACGTGGAGGAGGCTTCTCTGTGAGCAGAAAACCCTGCACTTAGAAAGCTAGCACATTAGCGGCAAAGCCAGGCAAGGATGGTTCTCGATGACACCTGGATTTTACATGCAAGGTGTTGCATTCAGTCCAGCCGTTTACATCAGCCATCCCCAAGGGGGCCATATGAAAAATGTGATGAGGGGTGCCCAAAGGTTTATGGGGACCCTcttaactgaactgatgaaatactcTTTTGGTCACAAATGAGGACACCTATTTGCTGTGTTCTCCGTTCCACCCGTAAGCTAATTAGCGTTCTATTTCTGACGGAGGTAAGTGCTAGAGGCACATCCACTAATGAAGGTTTATCATAAACCTGGCCTTTGTGGATGGCTCCCATTGTAGCCACCAGTGTCCCTCTTCCTATTAGCGGGCAAGCCGAGGACAGTAAATGCAACCTTGCTATGGAATGGAGTCCCTTTAGGACAAGTGTGCTAatcaaattttcatagaatcatagagttggaaggggccatacaggccatctagtccgaccccctgctcaacgcaggatcagcccaaagcatcctaatgtCTGTCTGCTACCAGGACCCCCTTCAGCCTCTGCCTCTTTTTTGTCACTTCTAAATTATGAGATCCAGTGTATATTATCATAAACCCATGGTATAAGAGGGGAGGGGCATATGTCGTCCTGCCAGCAACGGTCGGTCCACCATAGTCCTCGATCCTCCTCTTCCACCAAGATTAgcccctaaaaaggtaaaggtaaaggtatcccctgtgcaagcaccgagtcatgtctgacccttggggtgacgccctctagcgttttcatggcagactcaatacggggtggtttgccagtgccttccccagtcattaccgtttaccccccagcaagctgggtactcatttcaccgacctcggaaggatggaaggctgagtcaaccttgagccggctgctgggattgaactcccagccttatgggcaaagctttcagacggctgccttaccactctgcgccacaagaggctcttaagattaGCCCCTGTAATCCGTAATTCACGTAGAGGGGGgcagggatcttaaaaaaaaaataatgcaagcAGAAACAAAAATGGGTTGCAGGCCTTCATTGGGGTTTGGATCcagctaggttttttttttttgtctaggTGATCCAttggtctaggtcaggggtagtcaaactgcggccctccagatgtccatggactacaattcccaggagcccctgccagcgaacgctggcaggggctcctgggaattgtagtccatggacatctggagggccgcagtttgactacccctggtctaggtgatCCAACTGCAGAAAGAACATGCCTGTTCTGTGCTCCTCCTCAGACATTCATGGgtgtaatcctatgcagagttaggcCAAGCAAAACcaattgttttattggggggggggggggttaggcttGCACTGTGGCTTTTTTGATGGCGTCAGAACCATTCTTGACATTTTAAATGTCTAGTCACCTAGGCTGCATGAAGGCCATATGGACAGTACTGGACAGTACCATCGAAATCTCTTTTGAGACTGATAATGAAAACGGGTGAAATCTGCAGTATCGACTGTGTTTTCTGGCCCCGAGGGGTCTCTTAGCAAGCCAGTCTTTCTCCTTGgagcattctgggaggggggggggagaacctccaGTTACATGCGTCATCTGTTGCAAAGCCGATGCTCCCATCTGGCCAGCCAGCAGAGGTTTTTACAACAGAGATTGAAGGTGTGAAACGTCACCAAGCTGCTAGTCTGGACAGGACTTTTGGCTTGTGTTATTGCTATCTCTTGAGCACTGAACAACTGACAGGCAGGCACACTCCATGGCCGGGATGGCACCCCTGTGGAATTGGTTCAGGGCCTCGCTTGCTGTCTCAAGATGTGCTTTCGAAGGATAATTCAAGGGAAAAAATTGACTGATGTTATCTGCTCAAAAATGCTGTGATAAACTGGGAACAGTGAGGGATCCGACTGACCGCAGGAGGTAGCACATCTGTCTTAAGTCCTGGATCTGCTGAGGCCAGGAAGTACCATTGACAAATCTCAAAAACAAagctggatcttttttttttttcttcctgtgagtcaacatgaccgtatatggtcatctcacccaattaatgtttaatttataatatatttttaaaatttgctaattAACTCctaaccattcaggaaacccttccagggctgccaggaaacctctaggtcagtggtccccagctcccggtccggggaccgggaccggtccgtagatcagttggaaccgggccttggctcctcctccccagctgctgcctcgggggctgtcctgccactctgccaccggcttacctttggtgctctccagcggccaccatggctggggctccccctcggcagggcactgcacagctgctgctggcagcgccccccagtgggtggcggaaaatcaggggtgccagtgggaaagcaagcggaacaggggctcaggcggaggcaacgtcccttggcaaaagactaccccctcccccgggccggTCCCTGGTTgaccgttgaccggtccctggtgataaaaaggttggggaccactgacttaagacTTCATGGCGGAAAGTCATTACAGGGTTAACTGCCACACACACTGGCCAAAGATACAGAATGGGTGCAATCCTGCAGTTTCTGACATCCCTAGGAAGAGCTCAAACTGGTGGCACAACCTTTAGCTTTCCTTCAACGGGGACAAGCAAGAAATAATTGTCCAGAACACCTTCACATTTAgataaagatatttatttattttttggaaaaGAACTTCCAACAGCAAAACATTGTGACAACTGAATCTCCCCCCTTTTGCCGCCTCCTACTGCAAAAAAGACCGTTTCATTTCCTAAAAAATCCGGAGCAACGAGCATCACAAAAATTCCGCTGAATTTGAAACAATAACCTTGAACATTGCCCTGTGGAAACGGTACTCATCCCTCGACTAACAACAAATGGAAGGTTCTGGTTTGTTTTCAGCCAACTCTCTTTCCCTCAAAGGGTAAGCCTAGAAGGCAAAAATGTTGTTTGAGTTTATTTTGCCTAGCTTGACTCAGAACACAGACAGAAGAGTGACCCTCGACTTGCTGGGACCGGCTGGCATGAGGAATACACTTGCACTTTGCATCTCCTGAAAAACCAAGCCGGATCTCCCGCGTCACCCAGAAGAGAGACTTTCGTTTTcatggcaaataagaaccagctCGTTCCTCCTGATCTGAAAAGATCAGCCAGTGATTCTCCTTAATCTGTTCCTCTCACCAGCCAGGCAGAGAGTGCCAAGTTATCTGGCCTACTTTCATCAGTAGATTCTTTCATCAGCGGGCTCCTTCAACATGTGCTTCTTTCCCCTTCGCTGCATTAACCGGTCATCttttatttagagcaggggtagtcaaactgcggccctccagatgtccgtggactacaattcccatgggacatctggagggccgcagtttgactgcccctgatttagAGAAAGCACTTAACACGCCCACATGTGAAAAGGAGAACCGTTAAAAACAGTACACGAAAATTTCAGTCACGACATTTTGAGAATGATCAAAACCCATCTCTACTGAAAGGTGCTTGAGACACAAAAGGCCCAATTCTGCCTTTTTCAAGAGGTCAATTTAGGGCTTGGCTACCTTCCTCCCCACTTGTTGGTCTTTGAAAGGTCTTTGCCCTTTCAAATGTTCTCAGTTGGGTGGAGGGAAGGAACTTGAAGGGGAATTTAGGCAAAAACTCAAGGACAAGTAAGGACCCTTGATTCTGCTAAGGACTATTTCAGCCCATGCTTCACTTGCTCACTGAAAACCAACAGGGAGTTAAACGTGCTTAACTTTAATTGGCCTCTGCCCCTTGATGTTCTCATAATGGCAAAACGATTTGCCCTCGACCCCTTCTGACTACATGGGCTGTAGGAGGATCACCCAAACCAGGAAGATGGATTCGGCTACACGTCCTCATTCACTGTGGCAGACAAAGCGAGCATTCTTGTATTTATTATGGAAAGAGAGGTGCTGCTGCCATTACAGCCATGCGCAGGTTGGGTTTTCAGCTTCACAACAagagggaaaaaacaaaaacaaaacttcgCGCATACAGACAACATCGAACGGATGAACACTCAAAAGACCCAAAGAGACAACCGAGAAAACCGAAAGGGAGTGCTCCCTACAAACGGAAGGCCGTCCTCTTGCCGTGGCTCACAGTATCTCACAAAATGAAACATCGGTAGCGTGAAATCCCCTTCTTCATGCGGCAATGACACACGATGTTAGGAGGACGGGCGGGAGTTTCCGCACGTCCCTTGGCTCGGTCGGTTTGGTAGGCCTTGGGGCCCACGACACTCGTTTGCCGCTCCGGGCCACCCCTCAAGCTTCTGTATAGCTGTCGCTCTCTTTGTTCCCTTTCTCTGGAGAGCCGAGTTCAAAAGCAGGGAAGCGGGACATCTCGGGGGCCGATATGTCAGAGAGGAAGTGTATGGCTCCAGCCATACCTGAAACCGACAGAGCAAAAGCAGAAAAGTGAAACATGAGCTTTGTTGAAGCAGGATGTAAATCAGgcgtagtccaactgcggccctccagatgtccatggactaccattcccacgagcccctgccagcatttgctggcaggggctcctgggaatggtagtccatggacatctggagggccgcagtttgactacacctgatgTAAATATTtcacaacaaacacacacacctgggaactgacccccccccccatccaatccACAGCGCCCCTTGTGACGAACCCTTACAGCGCTTTCAAGGGAGAACGGACTCTTAATGGCTAAAGATGAAAAATAAATCCTCACCTGCACGTTTAGATCCCCTTCAGCCCAATGAGGCAGTGCAACTAACtaaaaaaaagcagcagcaaataaGACTCTAATTTAAATCGGTATCAAAAAGCCTTTTTTTCTTGATGGCCAACTGGGGAGCTCGCCCCAGCGCAGAGTGGAATAGTTCTGCCAGCCTTCTGCCCCACCCATCCCATGACCGTCCTGCATGAAGCACACCTCTGTGAGGGGAAAAACAGGCTTGCTGCAGTGTATGAATTACACCCCAAAGATTAGCAATGCTGTGGATGCTCTGAAAAAATTCTGCACTTCCAGATATTAACGACAGAGGGCAACCGAGATTCATTTTTGGGAGGTGGCCAGCCCAGGGctgagtctcagtggcttatttttaaatttaCGCCATGGGATTTCAGCAAGGCAGTGTGGAAGAATAAAAACCCATTCTCCGGATGCCACTGTATTTCAATCCCCCGGCTAACATGGGATGGTTTGGGGGGATTAGTCGGGtgagttagtgctcgcctgttgcctaacatcaATAGTatgaattggttttaatggttttaactatgggttttattgtaattttgatcatgtaaaccgccgtgagcctaagggaacagcggtataaaagtttaattatcatcattatcatcatcctgGTTCACTCTATACGGGGACCCCTTTCTGGGGAAAGCAAGAAAAAGCTGCTCGTctcaatcatgaaccatggatcttcactccattggtcagttttggtttaatttctgcgaaagaacacttgcatcattttatggttgggggtcaccacaacatgaggaactgtattaaagggttgcggcattaggaaggttgagaaccactgctataggatCGCCATTCATGGATCTCAGGACCTTGGGCAA
This Paroedura picta isolate Pp20150507F chromosome 11, Ppicta_v3.0, whole genome shotgun sequence DNA region includes the following protein-coding sequences:
- the VOPP1 gene encoding WW domain binding protein VOPP1 isoform X1, with the protein product MSPFRQGLCGLLVLLLEYTEAKKQCWYFEGVYPIYYLCRSYEDCCGSRCCVRTLSIQRLWYFWFLLMMGVLFCCGAGFFIRRRMYPPPLVDEATYNVSYTRPPNPSAAAGMPYYGEPEGVVMNPMAMAYHVQPKSPQMNPIYPPPPSYCNTPPPPYEQAVKSST
- the VOPP1 gene encoding WW domain binding protein VOPP1 isoform X2, with the protein product MSPFRQGLCGLLVLLLEYTEAKKQCWYFEGVYPIYYLCRSYEDCCGSRCCVRTLSIQRLWYFWFLLMMGVLFCCGAGFFIRRRMYPPPLVDEATYNVSYTRPPNPSAAGMPYYGEPEGVVMNPMAMAYHVQPKSPQMNPIYPPPPSYCNTPPPPYEQAVKSST